The Neoasaia chiangmaiensis sequence CCTGCCCTATCCGGAAGGCGTTGCCTGCGCGGAAATCCTTCATGCCTCGTCCCCCGAGGGGGACAGGGAATCGGTCAGGGCATTGGCCACGGGCGGTATCGTCGCCGCCATCTTCACCTTCCTCAGCGGCGGTCTGCGCCTCTTTTCCGATGGCGTCGGGGCGACCCTTACCGCCGGCAGCGCGATCTTCCGCATTCATGGCGGCTATTCCCTGGCCCTGCTCGCCACGGGCTACCTTGTCGGAATCGGCGGCGGCATCGCCATGTTGCTGGGTGTCCTCATCGGTTGGGGCGTGGCCGTGCCATGGCTGACCGTGACGAACGGCAATCCGGAGCATCTCGCCCCGGCCGCGCTGGCGACGGGCCTGTGGCTGCATAAGGTTCGTTTTCTTGGCGCCGGGACCATCGCCGTTGCTGCCGTCTGGACACTGCTGGCGCTCATGCGGCCCGTGATGTGCGGCCTGTCCGAGGCACTTTCCGTCCGGACACGCGCCTTGGGCAACGATCTCGACCGCGACCTGCCGCCGACCATCATCCTCGGCCTCGGGGCCATCCTCGTCATCGTGCTGGGTATCCTGTTCACCTCCTTTCTCTGGCCTGCCGTGCCGCATGGTGCGGGCCTGATGGCGGCCGTGGCGCTCGGCCTCGTGGCCTGCGTCGCACTCGGTTTCCTCGTGGCGGCGGCGTGCGGCTACATGGCGGGCATCGTCGGGTCGTCGTCCTCCCCTATCTCGGGCATCAGCATCATCGCCGTCGTCCTGCTCAGCCTTGCCATCCTGGGCATGGAAAGCCTGAATCTTTTGCCCGCCGCCTTTTCAGCGGATCAGCAGAAGACCGCCATCGCCTTCGCACTCTTCGTTCTGACGGCGCTGACGGCATCCGCCGCCATTTCCAACGACAACCTACAGGACCTGAAAACCGGCCAGATGGTCGGTGCATCGCCCTGGCGCCAGGAGGTCGGGCTGTTGATCGGCTGCGTCGTGGGGGCGGTCGTGATCCCGCCGGTGCTGAACGTCCTTTATCAGGCCTATGGCTTCGTCGGGTCCATGCCCCATCCGGGCATGGACCCGGCACGCGCTCTGGCGGCGCCGCAGCCCGCATTGATGGCGGCTCTGGCGCAGGGAATTCTGCTGCATCGGCTGGACTGGGAGATGATCCTGAT is a genomic window containing:
- a CDS encoding OPT family oligopeptide transporter — encoded protein: MSDTTSAGRELSWRGVILGALITLVFTASNIYLGLKIGLTFASSIPATVISMTVLRALGGATILENNMVQTQASAAGTLSCVFAAVPALLMVGYWSSFPYWQTMLISCAGGMTGVLFTIPLRRALVTQSDLPYPEGVACAEILHASSPEGDRESVRALATGGIVAAIFTFLSGGLRLFSDGVGATLTAGSAIFRIHGGYSLALLATGYLVGIGGGIAMLLGVLIGWGVAVPWLTVTNGNPEHLAPAALATGLWLHKVRFLGAGTIAVAAVWTLLALMRPVMCGLSEALSVRTRALGNDLDRDLPPTIILGLGAILVIVLGILFTSFLWPAVPHGAGLMAAVALGLVACVALGFLVAAACGYMAGIVGSSSSPISGISIIAVVLLSLAILGMESLNLLPAAFSADQQKTAIAFALFVLTALTASAAISNDNLQDLKTGQMVGASPWRQEVGLLIGCVVGAVVIPPVLNVLYQAYGFVGSMPHPGMDPARALAAPQPALMAALAQGILLHRLDWEMILIGAGLGVALILLDQLLRLRRLALPPLAVGMGIYLPSDVSVTIGIGAVLSYLVLRTVRNPKGENSTGTMIASGFIVGESLTGVVLAAVSGATGGSDALALPVPESWATAIGGAGFVAVAAWFAYRIRAAAN